From the Maioricimonas rarisocia genome, one window contains:
- a CDS encoding L,D-transpeptidase family protein, with the protein MDRRPPRRHPLQSFQFWFLVLGAAALTAAWRFDLLPFEIVPPGAASSQDSTVTEITLPEPSRPDDFETDETIAAVEDNPFAVSLGEPAPLTPGTGESTSEEISSEPGWPLASLPDTSDATSPFEVPPQAEPEPATGPYPTDASPRPMQTVARADAEHESTASSESTIRLVADTTPPAQAALGPAANSAAPFDFTEIDRLIEMGQDVEAHRQLSTLYWKHLDAWPLLKGRLEETARRIYFHPQPHYMPACEVQPGDRLEQIARRYDVSWQYLADLNRVEPHRIRAGQKLKVIRGPFSAVVDMSDFQITIHAHGYFVARYPVGIGKDGSTPIGRFTVKEKLEDPTYYGPDGVIANDDPTNPLGERWIDLGDSYGIHGTIEPDSIGKAESRGCVRLTNENVAEVYKLLTVGSEVVIRR; encoded by the coding sequence ATGGATCGTCGCCCACCGCGTCGTCATCCCCTGCAATCGTTCCAGTTCTGGTTTCTCGTGCTGGGTGCTGCGGCCCTGACTGCGGCCTGGCGTTTCGATCTGCTGCCGTTCGAGATCGTACCGCCCGGTGCCGCCTCATCGCAGGATTCCACCGTCACCGAGATCACGCTTCCGGAACCGTCCCGGCCTGACGACTTCGAAACCGACGAAACCATTGCTGCCGTCGAAGACAATCCGTTCGCCGTCAGCCTGGGCGAGCCGGCGCCGCTGACTCCGGGCACGGGCGAATCGACGAGCGAAGAGATCTCGTCGGAACCGGGCTGGCCGCTGGCCAGTCTGCCCGACACGTCGGATGCCACTTCTCCATTCGAGGTGCCGCCGCAGGCCGAACCGGAACCTGCCACCGGCCCGTACCCGACCGACGCGTCCCCGCGTCCGATGCAGACGGTTGCACGTGCGGACGCCGAACATGAATCAACGGCATCGAGTGAAAGCACCATCCGTCTCGTTGCCGACACGACACCACCCGCCCAGGCAGCCCTCGGGCCTGCCGCCAACAGCGCCGCTCCGTTCGACTTCACGGAGATTGACCGGCTGATCGAAATGGGCCAAGACGTCGAGGCACACCGGCAGCTCTCGACGCTCTACTGGAAGCACCTGGACGCCTGGCCGCTGCTGAAGGGACGGCTCGAAGAGACCGCCCGCCGCATCTACTTTCATCCGCAGCCTCACTACATGCCGGCCTGCGAAGTGCAGCCGGGTGATCGGCTTGAACAGATCGCCCGCCGGTACGACGTCAGCTGGCAGTACCTGGCAGACCTCAACCGGGTGGAACCACACCGCATCCGGGCGGGTCAGAAGCTGAAGGTCATCCGCGGTCCGTTCTCGGCTGTCGTCGACATGAGCGACTTCCAGATCACCATCCATGCACACGGATACTTCGTCGCCCGTTATCCCGTGGGCATTGGCAAGGACGGCTCCACTCCCATCGGCCGCTTCACCGTGAAAGAAAAGCTCGAAGACCCGACGTACTACGGCCCCGATGGCGTGATCGCCAATGACGATCCGACCAACCCCCTTGGGGAGCGGTGGATCGATCTGGGTGACAGCTACGGCATCCACGGCACCATCGAGCCGGACTCGATCGGCAAGGCGGAGTCACGCGGCTGTGTTCGGCTGACCAACGAGAACGTTGCGGAAGTCTACAAGCTGCTGACCGTCGGCTCGGAAGTGGTCATTCGCCGGTAG
- a CDS encoding adenylosuccinate synthase, with protein MAVTAVVGLQWGDEAKGKIVDLLTDQHEIVVRYLGGNNAGHTVVCNGQTYKLSLLPSGILRENVVSVIATGVVINPQALLQELDSLSRQGVEPGKLLISDRAHVIFPYHLAEEAALERHRGAKAIGTTMRGIGTCYRDKAGRTHAIRMGDMMRPALFRERLEDVVAQKNVILKALDPDHVPLEAGAIYEEYTQYIERLGPMVTDTTAFLHRELKRNASMLFEAAQGSLLDIDHGTFPYVTSSNSSGCGIHPGSGVPERVIEKMIGVVKAYTTRVGGGACPTELEDETGQHIRDEGNEYGTVTGRPRRCGWFDAVATGYGARISGVDCLAVMLLDVLSKLDEVKICEAYEIDGERTTDFPSHIDELAKAKPVYRTLPGWKKDITGARKLSDLPSEARAYIDCVGELVGAPVEIVSVGPDREQTVRG; from the coding sequence ATGGCGGTCACTGCCGTTGTCGGTCTGCAGTGGGGCGATGAAGCCAAAGGGAAAATCGTCGACCTGCTGACAGACCAGCACGAAATCGTGGTCCGGTATCTGGGTGGAAACAACGCGGGCCACACCGTCGTCTGCAACGGCCAGACGTACAAACTCTCCCTGCTCCCCTCGGGGATCCTCCGGGAGAACGTCGTTTCCGTCATCGCGACCGGTGTCGTCATCAACCCCCAGGCGCTGCTGCAGGAACTCGATTCCCTCTCGCGGCAGGGGGTCGAACCGGGCAAACTGCTCATCAGCGACCGGGCCCACGTGATCTTCCCCTACCATCTCGCCGAAGAAGCCGCCCTCGAACGTCACCGCGGCGCGAAGGCGATCGGCACGACGATGCGGGGCATCGGGACCTGCTACCGTGACAAGGCCGGCCGGACCCATGCCATTCGCATGGGAGACATGATGCGGCCGGCGCTGTTCCGCGAGCGGCTGGAAGACGTCGTCGCCCAGAAGAACGTCATCCTCAAGGCGCTCGATCCCGATCACGTTCCGCTCGAAGCCGGCGCGATCTACGAAGAATACACACAGTACATCGAGCGGCTCGGCCCGATGGTGACCGACACGACCGCCTTCCTGCACCGCGAGCTGAAGCGCAACGCCAGCATGTTGTTCGAAGCGGCTCAGGGCAGCCTGCTCGACATCGATCATGGGACATTCCCCTACGTCACTTCGTCGAACAGCTCCGGCTGTGGGATTCATCCCGGCAGCGGCGTTCCCGAACGGGTCATCGAGAAGATGATCGGCGTCGTGAAGGCGTACACGACCCGTGTTGGTGGTGGGGCATGCCCCACCGAACTCGAGGACGAGACCGGACAGCACATCCGCGACGAAGGGAATGAATACGGCACCGTCACTGGGCGGCCCCGCCGCTGCGGCTGGTTCGATGCCGTCGCGACCGGTTACGGGGCCCGCATCAGTGGCGTCGACTGCCTGGCCGTCATGCTGCTGGACGTGCTCAGCAAGCTCGATGAAGTGAAGATCTGCGAGGCGTACGAGATCGATGGCGAGCGGACGACCGACTTCCCGAGCCATATCGACGAGCTGGCCAAGGCGAAGCCGGTTTACCGGACGCTGCCCGGCTGGAAGAAGGACATCACCGGCGCCCGCAAGCTGAGTGACCTGCCGTCCGAAGCCCGGGCGTACATCGACTGCGTCGGCGAACTGGTCGGCGCTCCGGTCGAGATTGTTTCGGTCGGGCCGGATCGGGAGCAGACCGTACGGGGGTAA
- a CDS encoding outer membrane protein assembly factor BamB family protein, with translation MIRLVPRRPGRSAAALRRMGLLTALLAVAIASVQTSAVAQNPPRNPVNRIIQQLFGGGGPAAPPAAPDEEDAESTNPDRDHLDGRAFHDPALTRRLRQAAQLVENGKWSDACELYQSLLDYPGDALTQAEGGEWTSLKEEAERTIAQLPPAGRQAYETLYGASARLAIQEALEKGNLGDLGQQIDRYFHTAAGRDAAERLADSLLDRGDFATAAVWYERLGVVDQPADHPPARVAAAAIAHVATGDDESARKLAESLLASRELSEQLFGTVPETVDEWIAAATAAIGPVRTPLLHDWPLPLGTATHTGIAAGDEPLLIPRWSMPLTNRYHVSSQVENLMLDLHDSGRATIPVFATLSIEGKLAIRTYRGIAVIDVESGELIWEYSFRFNAEQLLTGEVEDSRSGTASRRPQVNVRFTGGGHDQHPLTSFLFRNTATGWLSSDRERLFVIEDAAVLGTQNYNYFWNRSEAQDPLGRDVSSNRLVAYDLESGRRLWQVGGTAMGETFDLPHAGTYFLGPPVIEGDDLFAIGEQDHEIRLFVLNPQTGEPRWSQPLALTGAGIEQDTVRRFWGAPPAVTDGMIICPTTVGWLVAIDRQTRRLRWAHRYTPRNANNRRRMRGFATQSLQSLNTRWSPTAPLVSGHHVLFAPPELPDEFGNLRPQLICFDLRTGEKAWHLEKEDLLYPAGVFEDQVLIVGQRQVQSASLSQRGRMKWTTELPGRLRPSGRAIIVQDRLYVPMQDGVLVTLNAKTGEILDEERCTNGELGSLLAHRGYLLSTTPIALTCFEERSAVLAEIERRQESDPEDLWAAVQLAQIDIIGGDHLAAIAHLEQVPPPAAEQNDELARTFRQLRFRSLTEVVAGEPTGRDAEFERLQQAAGSPEEQFEVRRLALARSLAREDYSAAATILWELTGTDMPETVEVDSCTMRSDVWLAGRFLDLWNAAPEEVRSALDQKIREKIAAAADQGVEVQQQIERRFGFHDAVVTLQEQMVESFLSAGDVAAAELRLWRVIRRGSDKQRLLARIRMAELLAEAGHHQDAAWWLTGTRAELDALEAPEREDISRQMEAAAEAAGLTLPWQTGPVGPRWSDYEFEMVRGNGHHNRSPVHGVDIEAAPEPFYATHRFSFNQNLQRLSAIRIADEQPYWSVPLRNGAHHLHSQSVGLIPVGYQLFALHRGTLHALSLLDREVAWTSSMSMRGGSEYARHPDNERTDALTTARQFAARQGLTTFRAPTGMMALANSRYIVCHGRGEFIVFDSGTGDRLWSLGDIPPRTMVHGTDELIFVVPARAEDAFAVRALDGQRVKIENLTELIPQAVAVHDEAIIRVASDSATYGAKLQIRATRIDDGTELWSHPLNGSAFVSLIDGRSLLVLNPDGNCQMIEFDTGDARPFGPLPAKLFKELHRSYVLADRNHIYVILERPTNQYSYISTPSIHVNGHVIALDRNSGQVIWKQEVENQNLLMSHFDAMPILLFTAVTHRQQRNVVFQEMRLLAVDKPTGRVLMDWTRPISNGGLNQVELNLRDRFVELRSYSERLRLQAETPATTAEE, from the coding sequence ATGATCCGTCTGGTCCCTCGACGTCCGGGACGATCCGCGGCAGCGCTGCGGAGAATGGGCCTGCTCACGGCACTGCTGGCCGTTGCGATCGCATCCGTCCAAACTTCCGCCGTCGCTCAGAATCCGCCCCGCAACCCGGTCAACCGGATCATCCAGCAGCTCTTCGGCGGAGGTGGGCCGGCGGCACCGCCAGCCGCTCCCGACGAGGAGGATGCCGAGTCGACCAACCCGGATCGGGACCACCTCGATGGCCGGGCGTTTCACGATCCGGCACTGACGCGGCGACTGCGTCAGGCCGCACAGCTGGTCGAGAACGGCAAATGGAGCGACGCCTGCGAACTGTACCAGTCCCTGCTCGACTACCCGGGAGACGCCCTCACTCAGGCTGAGGGAGGCGAGTGGACCTCCCTGAAGGAGGAAGCGGAACGCACGATCGCCCAGCTTCCCCCGGCCGGCCGGCAGGCGTATGAGACGCTGTACGGTGCCTCGGCACGGCTTGCGATCCAGGAGGCCCTCGAGAAAGGAAACCTCGGCGATCTGGGGCAGCAGATCGACCGCTACTTCCACACCGCTGCCGGTCGTGATGCCGCGGAACGCCTCGCCGACTCGCTTCTGGATCGCGGCGATTTCGCGACGGCTGCAGTCTGGTACGAGCGACTGGGTGTGGTCGATCAGCCGGCCGATCACCCGCCGGCCCGCGTTGCAGCGGCCGCGATTGCCCACGTGGCGACCGGAGACGACGAATCTGCCCGCAAACTGGCCGAAAGCCTGCTTGCGTCCCGGGAACTCTCGGAACAACTGTTCGGCACCGTACCGGAAACGGTCGACGAATGGATCGCCGCCGCGACAGCCGCGATCGGCCCCGTCCGAACTCCGTTGCTGCACGACTGGCCGCTGCCACTGGGAACGGCGACTCACACCGGCATTGCCGCCGGTGACGAGCCATTGCTGATTCCCCGCTGGAGCATGCCGCTGACCAACCGTTACCACGTTTCGTCACAGGTCGAGAATCTGATGCTCGATCTGCACGACAGCGGTCGCGCCACGATCCCGGTCTTCGCGACACTCAGCATCGAGGGAAAGCTGGCGATCCGGACGTATCGCGGCATCGCCGTCATCGATGTCGAAAGCGGCGAACTGATCTGGGAGTACAGCTTCCGGTTCAACGCCGAACAGCTGCTGACGGGCGAAGTCGAAGACTCCCGCTCGGGAACGGCCTCGCGTCGGCCGCAAGTCAATGTGCGGTTTACCGGCGGGGGGCACGATCAGCACCCGCTGACGAGTTTCCTGTTTCGCAACACCGCGACCGGTTGGCTCAGCAGCGACAGAGAGCGACTGTTCGTCATCGAAGATGCTGCGGTTCTTGGAACCCAGAACTACAACTACTTCTGGAACCGCAGCGAAGCCCAGGATCCGCTGGGACGCGACGTCAGCTCCAACCGGCTGGTCGCCTACGATCTCGAGAGCGGACGGCGGCTGTGGCAGGTGGGGGGCACTGCGATGGGCGAGACGTTCGATCTTCCCCACGCCGGCACCTACTTTCTGGGCCCACCCGTGATCGAAGGGGACGATCTGTTCGCCATTGGCGAGCAGGATCACGAGATCCGGCTGTTTGTGCTCAATCCGCAGACCGGCGAACCCCGGTGGTCGCAGCCACTCGCACTGACCGGGGCCGGCATCGAACAGGACACGGTGCGGCGATTCTGGGGCGCACCGCCGGCGGTCACGGACGGCATGATCATTTGCCCCACCACCGTCGGCTGGCTGGTCGCGATTGACCGTCAGACCCGACGGCTCCGCTGGGCCCACCGCTACACGCCCCGGAACGCCAATAATCGGCGCCGGATGCGTGGATTCGCCACCCAGAGCCTGCAGTCACTCAATACGCGCTGGTCTCCGACGGCACCACTGGTCAGCGGCCACCACGTCCTGTTCGCTCCGCCGGAACTTCCCGATGAATTCGGCAACCTGCGGCCGCAGTTGATCTGCTTCGACCTCCGCACCGGAGAGAAAGCCTGGCATCTGGAGAAGGAAGACCTGCTGTATCCGGCCGGAGTTTTCGAGGACCAGGTGCTGATCGTCGGCCAGCGGCAGGTCCAGTCTGCTTCACTCTCGCAGCGGGGACGCATGAAGTGGACCACCGAACTCCCCGGACGATTGCGCCCTTCCGGTCGGGCCATCATCGTGCAGGATCGGCTGTATGTCCCGATGCAGGACGGTGTCCTCGTCACACTCAACGCGAAAACCGGCGAGATCCTCGACGAAGAACGGTGCACCAACGGCGAACTTGGATCGTTGCTGGCCCATCGCGGATATCTGCTGTCAACGACGCCCATCGCGCTGACCTGTTTCGAAGAGCGCAGTGCCGTGCTCGCCGAGATCGAACGTCGACAGGAAAGCGATCCGGAGGATCTGTGGGCGGCGGTTCAGCTTGCCCAGATCGACATCATTGGTGGCGATCACCTCGCGGCCATCGCGCATCTCGAGCAGGTTCCGCCGCCGGCCGCCGAACAGAACGATGAACTTGCCCGCACATTCCGGCAGCTTCGATTCCGATCGTTGACGGAGGTCGTCGCCGGCGAACCAACGGGACGCGACGCGGAGTTCGAGCGACTGCAGCAGGCGGCTGGCTCTCCCGAAGAGCAGTTTGAGGTGCGAAGGCTGGCACTGGCGCGGTCGTTGGCGAGGGAGGATTACTCAGCTGCGGCAACGATTCTGTGGGAGCTGACCGGAACCGACATGCCGGAGACGGTCGAGGTCGACAGTTGCACGATGCGCTCCGACGTCTGGCTCGCCGGCCGGTTCCTCGACCTGTGGAACGCCGCCCCGGAGGAGGTTCGCAGCGCGCTGGACCAGAAGATTCGGGAGAAGATCGCAGCCGCTGCCGACCAGGGAGTGGAAGTTCAGCAGCAGATCGAACGCCGCTTCGGCTTCCACGATGCGGTCGTTACGTTGCAGGAACAGATGGTGGAATCGTTCCTCTCTGCTGGCGACGTTGCCGCTGCCGAGCTGCGGTTGTGGCGCGTGATCCGGCGCGGTTCCGACAAGCAGCGGTTACTGGCCCGGATTCGAATGGCAGAACTGCTGGCGGAAGCTGGTCACCATCAGGACGCCGCCTGGTGGCTCACCGGAACGCGCGCCGAGCTGGATGCACTCGAAGCCCCCGAGCGGGAGGACATCTCCCGACAGATGGAAGCCGCCGCCGAGGCCGCGGGGCTGACGCTGCCGTGGCAGACGGGGCCGGTTGGCCCCCGCTGGTCGGACTACGAGTTCGAGATGGTTCGCGGGAACGGGCACCACAACCGCTCGCCGGTTCATGGTGTCGACATCGAAGCCGCCCCCGAGCCGTTCTATGCCACGCACCGTTTTTCCTTCAACCAGAACCTGCAACGGCTCAGCGCCATTCGGATTGCAGACGAACAGCCGTACTGGTCGGTCCCGTTGCGGAACGGCGCCCATCATCTTCACAGCCAGAGCGTGGGACTGATTCCGGTCGGCTACCAGTTGTTTGCCCTGCACCGGGGTACGCTGCATGCACTCTCGCTGCTGGACCGCGAAGTGGCCTGGACCTCTTCGATGTCGATGCGCGGCGGCTCGGAGTACGCTCGCCATCCGGACAACGAGCGAACCGACGCACTGACAACCGCCCGCCAGTTCGCCGCCCGGCAGGGACTGACGACCTTTCGCGCTCCGACGGGGATGATGGCCCTGGCCAACAGCCGTTACATCGTCTGCCACGGACGGGGGGAATTCATCGTATTCGACTCCGGCACCGGGGACCGGCTGTGGTCGCTGGGAGACATTCCGCCCCGGACGATGGTTCACGGCACCGACGAGTTGATCTTTGTTGTGCCAGCACGAGCCGAGGACGCGTTTGCCGTCCGGGCTCTCGACGGCCAGCGCGTCAAAATCGAGAATCTCACCGAGTTGATCCCGCAGGCCGTCGCGGTCCATGACGAAGCGATCATCCGCGTTGCGAGCGACAGCGCGACATACGGCGCGAAACTGCAGATCCGGGCCACCCGAATCGACGACGGCACCGAACTCTGGTCGCATCCTCTGAACGGGTCGGCATTCGTCAGCCTCATCGACGGCCGGTCGCTGCTGGTACTCAATCCGGACGGCAACTGCCAGATGATCGAGTTCGACACGGGCGACGCCCGCCCGTTCGGCCCGCTGCCGGCAAAGTTGTTCAAGGAGCTGCATCGCAGCTACGTGCTTGCAGACCGCAACCACATCTATGTGATTCTCGAACGACCGACCAACCAGTACTCGTACATCAGTACCCCATCGATTCACGTTAACGGGCACGTGATCGCACTGGACCGAAACAGCGGCCAGGTCATCTGGAAGCAGGAAGTCGAGAACCAGAATCTGCTGATGTCTCACTTCGATGCGATGCCGATCCTGCTGTTCACCGCGGTCACGCATCGCCAGCAGCGGAACGTCGTCTTTCAGGAAATGCGGCTGCTGGCGGTCGACAAGCCGACCGGCCGCGTGCTGATGGACTGGACGCGGCCGATCTCCAACGGCGGTCTCAATCAGGTCGAACTGAACCTGCGGGACCGATTTGTCGAACTGCGTTCGTACAGCGAGCGGCTCCGGCTGCAGGCCGAGACTCCCGCGACGACGGCCGAAGAGTAG
- a CDS encoding rhodanese-like domain-containing protein: MAKKHAPRFLDIVNDAKSRVAECTVDDIKSRLDAGETFHLVDVREESEYARGHLPGAVHIGKGVIERDIEAKIPDPEDVIILYCGGGYRSALAVDALQKMGYENVVSMDGGWRGWNDAGYPVEKPGDEA, from the coding sequence ATGGCCAAGAAGCATGCCCCCCGGTTTCTCGACATCGTCAACGACGCCAAGTCCCGCGTCGCCGAGTGCACCGTCGACGACATCAAGAGTCGCCTCGATGCCGGCGAAACGTTCCACCTCGTCGACGTTCGCGAGGAGAGCGAATACGCCCGCGGACACCTGCCGGGTGCGGTTCATATCGGCAAGGGCGTCATCGAGCGCGACATCGAAGCGAAGATTCCCGATCCCGAAGACGTGATCATTCTGTACTGCGGCGGCGGCTACCGTTCGGCCCTGGCAGTCGATGCCCTGCAGAAGATGGGATACGAAAACGTCGTCTCGATGGATGGCGGCTGGCGCGGCTGGAACGACGCCGGCTACCCGGTCGAAAAGCCGGGCGACGAGGCCTGA